The Electrophorus electricus isolate fEleEle1 chromosome 24, fEleEle1.pri, whole genome shotgun sequence DNA window AGGTGATTGGAAAAGGCAGCTTTGGCAAGGTTCTGCTGGCCCGTCACCATGGCGATGACAAGTTTTACGCTGTCAAAGTGCTACAGAAGAAAGCCATTCTAAAGAAGAAAGAGGTAGGAAACTCATCCTGTTGAAATGGGCTGAGCAGCGGCAATCTGTCCGCTGAAGGCCAGCTGGGATGTCTTCTTCTCATCATTGTGTTACGATTACAGCGGCTGCAGTTTTTAGCCATGACACTTAAATGTAGATGGCGATGTCAGAATGTTGATGTCCTCTGTGGcgtttgacctctgaccctatgtttgtgcatgcgaTGCAGGAGAAACACATCATGTCTGAGCGTAATGTGCTGCTGAAGAACGTGAAGCACCCGTTCCTGGTGGGTCTGCACTACTCCTTCCAGACGGCTGACAAACTCTACTTTGTGCTGGATTACATCAACGGAGGAGAGGTAAGATGGCCGCCTCGACTGTGTTTTTGGAACAAAAACCACGTGAGAATCACACTAGGCTCAGAGAGCAGGATAGTGTTggcaaaagaaaacaggagagaagatgaaaataatgaaaagaaatcATGAGATATTAGAGATATTTTAAAGATACCTGAGCTGGAAGGGGGAATGAATAGACAAGGCAGACAGAGAAGCCAGAGAGAGGCACACATGcagtgagagggagactgatgggggggagagagagtgacccagtgagagagatacagggagtgCAGACGGATATCCTGTCATGAGGAGAGAGGCTGTACTGTTTAAAGGAAACTAGCTGGGAAATGGCAGggaggggactgtgtgtgtgtgtgtgtgtgtgtgtgtgtgtgtgttgggggggcagTCGGGGGCAGGGGGTCGGCCCGATTTAGCATTGTGGGGCTTTGATCCAGCCTGAGGAATAGGGGTGTGTGTTGAAAGGGGAGGATTTTTCAGTACAGTGCACTCTAATCTCCTGTCATTGTTGCAGGAGTGTAGAGTGACCTGAATAAATATGGCTCTCAGGATGTAGAATCAaagaccttctctctctctctctcgtccagCTGTTCTATCACCTGCAACGGGAGCGCTGTTTCCTGGAGCCCCGGGCCCGGTTCTATGCAGCGGAGATCGCCAGCGCTTTGGGCTATCTGCACTCGCTCAACATCGTGTACCGAGACCTGAAGCCTGAGAACATTCTCCTGGACTCCCAGGGCCACATCATCCTCACAGACTTTGGCCTTTGCAAGGAGAACATAGAACCCAACGGTACCACGTCCACCTTCTGTGGGACTCCGGAGGTAAGTTCCATGTTTGGCTCATAGCGTAGAGATGGGTAGAATTAAAACGGATCCGCTTGGTTCTTTGACGTTCCTAGCTTCTCACATATTGGGACCAAAAACCTCAAAGAATTCACAGCTTTAGAGGAATAATCCTCCACTGTAGACTTCAGTGGTAGGCACTCAGATAAACTAGACAACGTTAGTCTACACCAGTGAAGTGAATGTGTAATttaagttctctctctctctctctctctcagtatttgGCTCCAGAGGTACTGCATAAGCAGCCGTATGACAGAACCGTGGACTGGTGGTGTTTGGGTGCTGTGCTCTATGAGATGCTGTATGGCCTGGTGAGTATTGTAGCACGGTACAGCATCATTTCTGAACTCATCATTTCCTTCCTTTTACATAATTAGTTTCATTATTTACCCCATTCATTTTCAGTAGGAAGTGTAGGTCAGtagtgttaatgtttttatgATGGTCCCACAGCCTCCGTTCTACAGCCGGAACACTGCGGAGATGTATGACAACATCCTGAACAAACCGCTGCAGCTTAAACCCAACATCTCTAACGCCGCCCGCCACCTGCTGGAGGGCCTTCTCCAGAAGGACCGGACCAAGAGGCTGGGTTGCACCGATGactttgtaagtgtgtgttggtgtgtgtgtgtgtgtgtgtttatgtcctAAGTTCAGTGTTGGCCTTAAATGTGGTAAAATTAGGCTTTTCAAAGTCCAATTTTCACTCAAGTTCATCTTCCACGTCTCTTCACAGACTGAGATCAAGAATCACATGTTCTTCTCGCCCATTAACTGGGATGATCTTAATGCGAAGAAGCTCACCCCTCCTTTCAATCCCAATGTGGTACGTTCCACTCTCATGCTACAACCAAAGTGCTGCAATTCATGGTAATGCATAGAACATAAAAAGCTGAACACCTGTATTATTTTTAGtgaatagtttgtgtgtgtgtgttttagactgGCCCGAACGACCTTCGGCACTTTGACCCAGAGTTCACAGATGAGCCAGTCCCGAGCTCTATTGGCTGCTCACCTGACAGCGCGCTGGTCACTGCCAGCATCAGCGATGCAGCTGAGGCCTTCCTGGGTTTCTCTTATGCCCCTACCATGGACTCCTACCTGTAGCCCGTCGCCGCGGAGACGGCATCTCATAGACTTGTACCTGTAgtttgttgccatggaaacgtCGTCCCATGGAAGCCCGCCTGTAGTGCATCACTATGAGAACGGAGCCGGCTCCCTGTCTCCCGCTGCccatggtgtggggct harbors:
- the sgk1 gene encoding serine/threonine-protein kinase Sgk1 isoform X3; protein product: MRMSELKAFMKQRRMGLNDFIQKLATSSYACKHPEVQSILNLTPPQDPELMNTNPSPPLSPSQQINLGPSSNPTAKPSDFNFLKVIGKGSFGKVLLARHHGDDKFYAVKVLQKKAILKKKEEKHIMSERNVLLKNVKHPFLVGLHYSFQTADKLYFVLDYINGGELFYHLQRERCFLEPRARFYAAEIASALGYLHSLNIVYRDLKPENILLDSQGHIILTDFGLCKENIEPNGTTSTFCGTPEYLAPEVLHKQPYDRTVDWWCLGAVLYEMLYGLPPFYSRNTAEMYDNILNKPLQLKPNISNAARHLLEGLLQKDRTKRLGCTDDFTEIKNHMFFSPINWDDLNAKKLTPPFNPNVTGPNDLRHFDPEFTDEPVPSSIGCSPDSALVTASISDAAEAFLGFSYAPTMDSYL
- the sgk1 gene encoding serine/threonine-protein kinase Sgk1 isoform X4; this translates as MKQRRMGLNDFIQKLATSSYACKHPEVQSILNLTPPQDPELMNTNPSPPLSPSQQINLGPSSNPTAKPSDFNFLKVIGKGSFGKVLLARHHGDDKFYAVKVLQKKAILKKKEEKHIMSERNVLLKNVKHPFLVGLHYSFQTADKLYFVLDYINGGELFYHLQRERCFLEPRARFYAAEIASALGYLHSLNIVYRDLKPENILLDSQGHIILTDFGLCKENIEPNGTTSTFCGTPEYLAPEVLHKQPYDRTVDWWCLGAVLYEMLYGLPPFYSRNTAEMYDNILNKPLQLKPNISNAARHLLEGLLQKDRTKRLGCTDDFTEIKNHMFFSPINWDDLNAKKLTPPFNPNVTGPNDLRHFDPEFTDEPVPSSIGCSPDSALVTASISDAAEAFLGFSYAPTMDSYL
- the sgk1 gene encoding serine/threonine-protein kinase Sgk1 isoform X1; this translates as MRLVHSTDKQAFSFKKCSAFQYVKRKVRRWMRNPKVSVEKAQAKGFLTPCPRCQETQDLWYTHFPTSYACTPYSPGGYYTVHPLSPLCQQKTCKVRKWKMLSRHHTDGKTKEAEPEGHVVCPWAMSPLLRNPILLECGLCNGPYITYSSEDSWQPRQRTQAMDLYHHGDTEPDYSSSPDNTFMKQRRMGLNDFIQKLATSSYACKHPEVQSILNLTPPQDPELMNTNPSPPLSPSQQINLGPSSNPTAKPSDFNFLKVIGKGSFGKVLLARHHGDDKFYAVKVLQKKAILKKKEEKHIMSERNVLLKNVKHPFLVGLHYSFQTADKLYFVLDYINGGELFYHLQRERCFLEPRARFYAAEIASALGYLHSLNIVYRDLKPENILLDSQGHIILTDFGLCKENIEPNGTTSTFCGTPEYLAPEVLHKQPYDRTVDWWCLGAVLYEMLYGLPPFYSRNTAEMYDNILNKPLQLKPNISNAARHLLEGLLQKDRTKRLGCTDDFTEIKNHMFFSPINWDDLNAKKLTPPFNPNVTGPNDLRHFDPEFTDEPVPSSIGCSPDSALVTASISDAAEAFLGFSYAPTMDSYL
- the sgk1 gene encoding serine/threonine-protein kinase Sgk1 isoform X2 is translated as MTIQTKTSVPPPALTYSKTRGLVANLSAFMKQRRMGLNDFIQKLATSSYACKHPEVQSILNLTPPQDPELMNTNPSPPLSPSQQINLGPSSNPTAKPSDFNFLKVIGKGSFGKVLLARHHGDDKFYAVKVLQKKAILKKKEEKHIMSERNVLLKNVKHPFLVGLHYSFQTADKLYFVLDYINGGELFYHLQRERCFLEPRARFYAAEIASALGYLHSLNIVYRDLKPENILLDSQGHIILTDFGLCKENIEPNGTTSTFCGTPEYLAPEVLHKQPYDRTVDWWCLGAVLYEMLYGLPPFYSRNTAEMYDNILNKPLQLKPNISNAARHLLEGLLQKDRTKRLGCTDDFTEIKNHMFFSPINWDDLNAKKLTPPFNPNVTGPNDLRHFDPEFTDEPVPSSIGCSPDSALVTASISDAAEAFLGFSYAPTMDSYL